From Glycine soja cultivar W05 chromosome 4, ASM419377v2, whole genome shotgun sequence, the proteins below share one genomic window:
- the LOC114410870 gene encoding uncharacterized protein LOC114410870: MEGETSYTAGSPPIFYGEEYELWAARMTAHLEALDLWEAVEENYDVPELPLDPTVAQMKNHRERKTKKAKAKNCLFSAVSKIIFTRIMNFKSAKQIWDYLRSEYQGCERTKGMQVLNLGREFEMQSMKKTETIKGYADRLLGIANRVRLLGKDFPDERIVQKILVTIPEKYESKISALEESKDLSTITLGELINALQAQEHRRMMRQEEVVQGAFHTKAQNSRGGKDKKNNK; encoded by the coding sequence ATGGAGGGAGAAACATCATACACAGCAGGTTCACCACCAATTTTTTATGGTGAGGAGTACGAATTATGGGCTGCAAGGATGACTGCTCATCTTGAAGCTTTGGATCTTTGGGAGGCAGTAGAAGAAAACTATGATGTTCCTGAACTACCTTTAGATCCAACGGTGGCTCAGATGAAGAATCACAGAGAAAGGAAGACCAAAAAGGCTAAGGCTAAAAATTGCCTTTTCTCTGCTgtgtcaaaaattatttttacaagaaTTATGAACTTCAAGTCTGCCAAACAGATTTGGGATTATCTCAGATCAGAATATCAAGGCTGTGAAAGAACCAAAGGCATGCAAGTACTCAACTTGGGCAGAGAATTCGAGATGCAGAGCATGAAAAAGACTGAAACAATTAAAGGCTACGCTGACCGGCTGTTAGGCATAGCAAATAGAGTGAGGCTTCTTGGGAAGGACTTTCCTGATGAAAGAATAGTGCAAAAAATCCTGGTCACTATACCCGAGAAGTATGAATCGAAGATATCAGCATTGGAGGAGTCTAAAGACCTGTCAACCATCACCTTGGGAGAACTCATAAATGCTCTACAAGCCCAGGAGCATAGAAGAATGATGAGACAAGAGGAGGTGGTACAAGGTGCGTTTCATACGAAAGCACAAAATTCAAGAGGTGGCAAAGACAAGAAGAACAACAAATAG